Proteins found in one Polyangia bacterium genomic segment:
- the pgm gene encoding phosphoglucomutase (alpha-D-glucose-1,6-bisphosphate-dependent): protein MSTQPLAGKPAPRSILVNVPRLVSAYYATKPDPAESTQRVAFGTSGHRGSSLNAAFNEDHILACTQAICVYRKKAGIDGPLFLGMDTHALSEPAFISALEVLAANGVEVMIDRDGGYTPTPAVSHAILAANRGRTSRLADGIVITPSHNPPEDGGFKYNPPNGGPADTDITGEVEAMANELLATKNRDVRRVPWSTARKASTTRRYDFVGTYVDDLGSVIDLDVIRGAGLRLGVDPMGGAAVAYWAPIAERHRLHIEVVNDVVDPTFGFMTVDKDGRIRMDCSSPYAMASLIKLKDRYDIAFGNDTDCDRHGIVTPSAGLMNPNHYLAVAIWYLFRQRSGWRSDAAVGKTLVSSSLIDRVAAELGRRLVEVPVGFKWFVPGLLDGSLGFGGEESAGASLLRRDGGVWTTDKDGMILDLLAAEITAREGRDPGALYRQLTERFGDPVYERKDAPATPQQKNVLKKLAPEQVKATTLAGEPIVAKLTRAPGNGAALGGLKVSTENGWFAARPSGTEDVYKIYAESFKGRDHLRRIQEEAQAIVSASLGAAG from the coding sequence GTGTCCACGCAGCCGCTGGCGGGAAAGCCCGCTCCCCGATCGATCCTGGTCAACGTTCCGCGTTTGGTCAGCGCGTATTACGCCACCAAGCCTGATCCGGCCGAGAGCACCCAGCGCGTCGCCTTCGGAACCTCCGGCCACCGCGGCTCGTCGCTGAACGCCGCCTTCAACGAAGACCACATCCTGGCCTGCACGCAGGCCATCTGCGTCTACCGGAAGAAAGCTGGCATCGACGGGCCGCTGTTTCTGGGCATGGACACGCACGCGCTGTCCGAACCGGCTTTTATCAGCGCGCTCGAGGTGCTGGCCGCCAACGGCGTCGAGGTGATGATCGATCGCGACGGCGGCTACACGCCGACGCCGGCGGTGTCGCACGCCATCCTGGCCGCCAACCGCGGACGCACGTCCCGCCTCGCCGACGGCATCGTCATCACCCCGTCGCACAACCCGCCCGAGGACGGCGGCTTCAAGTACAATCCGCCGAACGGCGGCCCCGCCGACACCGACATCACCGGTGAGGTCGAGGCAATGGCCAACGAATTGCTGGCGACGAAGAACCGCGACGTGCGCCGCGTGCCCTGGTCGACGGCCCGGAAGGCGTCGACCACGCGCCGTTATGATTTTGTCGGCACGTACGTCGACGATCTGGGCAGCGTGATCGATCTCGACGTCATTCGCGGCGCCGGCCTTCGCCTGGGCGTCGATCCGATGGGCGGCGCCGCCGTCGCTTACTGGGCACCCATCGCCGAGCGCCACCGCCTCCACATCGAGGTGGTCAACGACGTCGTCGATCCGACGTTCGGGTTCATGACCGTCGACAAGGACGGACGCATCCGCATGGACTGCTCGTCGCCGTACGCCATGGCGTCGCTGATCAAGTTGAAGGATCGCTACGACATCGCCTTCGGCAACGACACTGATTGCGATCGCCACGGCATCGTCACGCCCAGCGCCGGCCTGATGAACCCGAACCACTATCTGGCGGTGGCCATCTGGTATCTTTTTCGGCAGCGCAGCGGCTGGCGGTCGGACGCCGCCGTCGGCAAGACGCTGGTCAGCAGCAGCCTCATCGATCGGGTGGCCGCCGAGCTGGGGCGGCGTCTGGTCGAGGTGCCGGTGGGCTTCAAGTGGTTCGTGCCGGGCCTGCTGGACGGCTCGCTGGGCTTCGGCGGCGAGGAGAGCGCGGGCGCGTCGCTCCTGCGTCGTGACGGCGGCGTGTGGACCACCGACAAGGACGGCATGATTCTGGATCTGCTGGCCGCCGAGATCACCGCCCGCGAGGGCCGCGACCCGGGCGCGCTGTATCGCCAGTTGACCGAACGCTTTGGCGATCCGGTTTACGAACGCAAGGACGCGCCCGCCACCCCGCAGCAGAAAAACGTCCTGAAAAAGTTGGCCCCCGAGCAGGTGAAGGCCACCACGCTGGCCGGCGAGCCGATCGTGGCCAAGCTGACCCGGGCGCCGGGCAACGGCGCGGCGCTGGGCGGCCTGAAAGTGAGCACCGAAAACGGCTGGTTCGCCGCCCGCCCGTCGGGGACCGAGGACGTGTACAAGATTTACGCCGAGAGCTTCAAGGGCCGCGACCACCTGCGGCGCATCCAGGAAGAAGCGCAGGCCATCGTCAGCGCCAGCTTGGGTGCAGCGGGCTAG
- a CDS encoding glycoside hydrolase family 2 protein, whose product MWSSCRPGADARRLLLVVAACAGVAGWSASARAAGTALTALTATALPGPWWFRQIKAAAPATKPAAADWMPATVPGCVHTDLLANHRIPDPFAGTNEKDLQWIEKADWEYKTTLVADAALLGHERVELWWKGLDTYAEVFVNGTSVLTANNMFRQWAVDVKARLHVGDNEVVVRFRSPIAAVKPAYDRLGYVLPAVNDQAPEMVSMFTRKAPYHYGWDWGPRFVTSGIWKPVLLRAWDSARIEDVRVVQDRLADDAAALTVDVTVPATRASTAELTVSVDGAPAARATKALQPGINHVVVPVSIAHPQRWWPNGLGPARLYDIAVALSTDGQARAGAATRIGLRTVEVVHRRDKDGKSFTIKVNGVPVFMKGANYIPSDSFPSRVTPERLRALVQAAADANMNMLRVWGGGIYEDDAFYEQCDRLGILVWQDFMFACSMYPGDDAFLANVRQEAIEAVRRLRNHPCLCLWAGNNEIEAAWQGWGWAWKFHLSRAVQDKLWADYQHLFHQLLPAVIAAEDPGRFYTRSSPSANEDAVPANKQGWGDMHYWGVWHAEEPYTKYADNVSRFMSEYGFQSFPELSTVNRYAGPGDLRIDSPVMQSHQRHPRGNQLIRTYMARDFRPPKDFASFLYVSQVLQATVIKFGAEAHRRRMPYNAGSLYWQLDDCWPVASWSGIDYFGRWKALHYYARRFFAPVLVSPVIEKGNVRVYAVSDRLTDTPAQLSLRLIDFDGRERWRKDTTVTVAANSSHVYQTLSKRDALRGADPSQVVLVAELDQNGQRLSRNILTFVKTRDLTLPAPELTTAVEAHDGAAVVRVTARRLAWAVWLQTDAGEGAFTDNFFDLLPGETATVGWRPAARGAVDAAALGRGLRVTSLRDSY is encoded by the coding sequence TTGTGGTCGAGCTGCCGACCGGGCGCTGATGCCCGCCGGTTGTTGCTGGTGGTGGCGGCCTGCGCTGGCGTCGCTGGCTGGAGCGCGTCAGCGCGCGCGGCGGGGACGGCGTTGACGGCGTTGACGGCGACCGCGCTGCCCGGGCCCTGGTGGTTCCGGCAGATCAAAGCGGCGGCGCCCGCGACAAAACCCGCCGCCGCCGATTGGATGCCGGCGACGGTGCCGGGCTGCGTGCACACCGATCTGCTGGCGAACCACCGCATCCCCGATCCGTTCGCCGGCACCAATGAAAAAGATCTGCAGTGGATCGAGAAGGCCGACTGGGAATACAAGACCACGCTGGTGGCGGACGCGGCGCTCCTCGGTCACGAACGCGTCGAGCTGTGGTGGAAGGGCCTCGACACCTACGCGGAGGTCTTCGTCAACGGCACGTCGGTCCTGACCGCGAACAACATGTTCCGGCAATGGGCGGTCGACGTCAAAGCGCGCCTGCACGTCGGCGACAACGAGGTGGTGGTGCGTTTTCGTTCGCCGATCGCCGCCGTCAAGCCGGCTTACGATCGTCTGGGCTACGTGCTGCCGGCGGTCAACGATCAGGCGCCCGAGATGGTCAGCATGTTCACCCGCAAGGCGCCGTACCACTATGGCTGGGACTGGGGTCCGCGCTTTGTTACGAGCGGGATCTGGAAGCCGGTGCTGCTGCGCGCCTGGGACAGCGCGCGCATCGAGGACGTGCGCGTGGTCCAGGATCGTTTGGCCGACGATGCCGCCGCGCTGACTGTGGACGTGACGGTCCCGGCCACGCGCGCGTCGACCGCCGAGTTGACCGTTTCCGTCGACGGAGCGCCGGCCGCCCGGGCGACGAAAGCGTTACAGCCTGGCATCAACCACGTCGTGGTTCCGGTCAGCATCGCTCACCCGCAAAGGTGGTGGCCGAATGGCCTCGGGCCGGCGCGCCTGTACGACATCGCCGTGGCGCTGTCGACCGACGGGCAAGCGCGCGCCGGGGCCGCCACGCGGATCGGCCTGCGCACCGTCGAGGTGGTGCACCGTCGCGACAAGGACGGCAAGAGCTTCACCATCAAGGTCAACGGCGTGCCGGTGTTCATGAAGGGCGCCAACTACATTCCGTCGGACAGCTTTCCCAGCCGCGTGACGCCCGAACGTCTGCGCGCGCTGGTGCAGGCGGCGGCCGACGCCAACATGAACATGCTGCGCGTGTGGGGCGGCGGCATCTACGAGGACGACGCCTTTTACGAGCAGTGCGATCGCCTGGGAATCCTGGTCTGGCAGGACTTCATGTTCGCCTGCAGCATGTACCCCGGCGACGACGCCTTCCTGGCCAACGTCCGTCAGGAAGCGATCGAGGCGGTGCGCCGCCTGCGCAACCACCCCTGTCTTTGCCTGTGGGCGGGCAACAACGAGATCGAGGCGGCCTGGCAAGGGTGGGGCTGGGCGTGGAAGTTTCACCTGTCGCGCGCGGTGCAGGACAAGCTGTGGGCCGACTACCAGCATCTGTTTCACCAGCTTTTGCCGGCGGTGATCGCCGCCGAGGATCCGGGCCGCTTTTACACGCGCAGCTCGCCCAGCGCGAACGAGGACGCGGTGCCGGCGAACAAGCAAGGTTGGGGCGACATGCACTACTGGGGCGTCTGGCACGCCGAGGAGCCGTACACCAAGTACGCCGACAACGTCTCGCGCTTCATGAGCGAATACGGGTTCCAGTCATTCCCCGAGCTGTCTACGGTCAATCGCTATGCCGGGCCCGGCGATCTGCGCATCGATTCGCCAGTGATGCAATCGCACCAGCGCCACCCGCGCGGCAACCAATTGATCCGCACGTACATGGCTCGCGATTTTCGGCCGCCCAAGGATTTTGCGTCGTTCCTGTACGTCAGCCAGGTGCTGCAGGCGACGGTGATCAAGTTCGGCGCCGAGGCGCACCGCCGGCGCATGCCGTACAACGCCGGCAGTCTGTACTGGCAGCTTGACGACTGCTGGCCGGTGGCGTCCTGGTCGGGCATCGATTATTTCGGGCGCTGGAAGGCGCTGCACTATTACGCCCGGCGATTCTTCGCGCCGGTGCTGGTCAGCCCGGTGATCGAAAAAGGCAACGTGCGCGTCTACGCCGTGTCCGATCGCCTGACCGACACGCCGGCCCAGCTATCGCTGCGGCTGATCGACTTTGACGGGCGCGAGCGCTGGCGCAAGGACACGACCGTCACTGTGGCCGCCAATAGCAGCCACGTCTATCAGACGCTGTCCAAACGCGATGCCCTGCGCGGCGCCGATCCCAGCCAGGTGGTTCTGGTGGCCGAGCTCGACCAGAACGGCCAGCGCCTTTCACGAAATATTCTGACGTTCGTCAAGACGCGCGACCTGACGTTGCCCGCGCCCGAGCTGACGACCGCCGTCGAGGCGCACGACGGCGCGGCGGTGGTGCGGGTGACGGCGCGCCGGCTGGCCTGGGCCGTGTGGCTGCAGACCGACGCCGGCGAAGGGGCGTTCACCGACAACTTTTTCGATCTGCTTCCGGGCGAGACCGCCACCGTCGGCTGGCGGCCAGCGGCGAGGGGCGCGGTGGACGCCGCCGCGCTGGGCCGCGGGCTGCGCGTCACGTCGCTGCGCGATTCTTATTGA
- a CDS encoding CHASE domain-containing protein — protein sequence MSGFDATASGVRRAVTPPVPAVVGPHRSIGWRRVLPFAVAGVLMLSTVGAVFALARAQDDRDTERFRREVQVTQDRIVGRLDTYVNILLAARALFSVVDPGDPSALRRWIDNLDIQHRHPGVQSIGYLQAVSAGDRERVVGALRGGDQVAAGFHIWPGADNDAACAVTFVDPPATNKAILGFDMCSETIRRAAILEARDTGMATASDRVKPTLAKADQRQGGFLLFVAIYRGGGVPPSVQQRRQDLLGFVYTRFRSQDLFQGLFHADEDRGLALRIDDREGLAGQPLFASDPGDDDPGRGTRLAMSVTVPVAGRNWEMRFGSLPALDAPYPRRLAVTLLLAGMVISLVVALVVRAQQRGRLTAENSEAWTHFLSDTAEQLGSSLESVALAEAMARFSVPMLGDWCTIDLIDPDNDQEQPTRAILAHADPAQADLAEKLRAYPPRGQASPVVRQAVAERCGVRNEITDQLIATVALDDQHQALMKQMGVRAALVVPLIARGRVLGWMTVARVPAYSVQDLALMEDLGRRAAMALDNARLYAQAQEAVSLRDSFVSVASHELKAPLTTLRLQSQSMLRAIERGGVEASDQSRAAYRVTVIEQQTVRLAKMIDDLMDISRISAGRMSFDVEDVDLGEVVQEVVERLEDESAKLGTAVEVSVPSAIIGRWDRARLDQVLTNLLSNAIKYGAQRPVSLSAESTEGLARVSVRDQGIGIAPESQGRIFQRFERVVSERRYGGFGLGLWITRQIVEAQGGRVTVKSMPGQGSTFVVELPTGR from the coding sequence ATGAGCGGTTTTGATGCGACGGCCTCCGGGGTCCGGCGAGCGGTGACGCCGCCTGTGCCCGCGGTCGTCGGCCCGCATCGTTCGATCGGGTGGCGGCGGGTGCTGCCATTCGCCGTCGCCGGCGTGTTGATGCTGTCGACGGTGGGGGCGGTGTTTGCTCTGGCCCGGGCCCAGGATGATCGCGACACCGAACGATTTAGGCGCGAGGTGCAGGTCACGCAGGATCGCATCGTCGGACGCCTCGACACCTACGTGAATATCTTGCTGGCAGCGCGCGCCTTGTTCTCGGTGGTCGATCCTGGCGATCCCTCGGCGTTGCGGCGCTGGATCGACAATCTGGATATCCAGCACCGCCACCCGGGCGTGCAGAGCATCGGCTATCTGCAAGCGGTGTCGGCCGGTGATCGCGAGCGCGTCGTCGGTGCCCTGCGCGGCGGCGATCAGGTCGCGGCGGGTTTTCACATCTGGCCCGGCGCTGACAACGACGCTGCCTGCGCGGTGACCTTCGTTGATCCGCCGGCGACGAACAAAGCGATCCTGGGCTTCGACATGTGCAGCGAGACCATCCGGCGCGCCGCCATCCTCGAAGCGCGCGACACCGGCATGGCTACCGCGTCAGACCGGGTCAAGCCGACGTTGGCGAAGGCCGATCAGCGTCAGGGCGGCTTCCTGCTGTTCGTGGCCATCTATCGCGGCGGCGGCGTTCCCCCATCGGTGCAACAGCGGCGGCAGGATCTGCTGGGATTCGTGTACACGCGGTTTCGATCCCAGGACCTGTTTCAAGGCCTTTTCCACGCCGACGAGGACCGCGGACTGGCCTTGCGCATCGACGATCGTGAGGGACTGGCCGGCCAGCCATTGTTCGCGTCTGACCCGGGCGACGACGATCCGGGGCGCGGGACGCGGCTGGCGATGAGCGTGACCGTGCCGGTGGCGGGCCGCAACTGGGAGATGCGTTTTGGCAGCTTGCCGGCGCTGGACGCGCCGTACCCGCGCAGGTTGGCGGTGACGTTGTTGCTGGCCGGGATGGTGATCAGCCTGGTGGTGGCGCTGGTGGTGCGAGCCCAGCAGCGGGGGCGCCTGACCGCCGAGAACAGCGAGGCCTGGACCCACTTTCTGTCCGACACCGCCGAGCAGCTGGGCTCGTCGCTGGAGTCGGTGGCCCTGGCCGAGGCGATGGCCCGCTTCAGCGTGCCCATGCTGGGCGACTGGTGCACGATCGATCTCATCGACCCGGACAACGATCAGGAACAGCCGACGCGGGCCATCTTGGCCCACGCCGATCCGGCGCAGGCCGACCTGGCCGAAAAGCTGCGCGCCTACCCGCCCCGAGGCCAGGCATCGCCGGTCGTCCGTCAGGCCGTGGCCGAGCGGTGCGGCGTGCGCAACGAGATCACCGATCAGTTGATCGCGACCGTTGCTTTGGACGACCAGCATCAGGCTTTGATGAAACAGATGGGCGTGCGCGCGGCGCTGGTGGTGCCGCTGATCGCGCGCGGTCGGGTGCTGGGCTGGATGACCGTGGCCCGCGTGCCGGCCTACAGCGTCCAGGACCTGGCCCTGATGGAAGACCTGGGCCGGCGGGCGGCGATGGCCCTGGACAACGCCCGCCTTTACGCGCAAGCGCAGGAGGCTGTCAGCCTGCGCGACTCCTTCGTCTCCGTCGCCTCGCACGAGTTGAAGGCGCCGCTGACCACGCTGCGGTTGCAGTCGCAGAGCATGCTGCGGGCGATCGAGCGGGGCGGCGTCGAGGCCAGCGATCAGTCGCGGGCGGCGTACCGGGTGACGGTGATCGAACAGCAGACGGTCCGCCTGGCCAAGATGATCGACGACCTGATGGACATCTCGCGCATCTCGGCGGGACGGATGTCGTTCGACGTCGAGGACGTCGATCTCGGCGAGGTGGTGCAGGAAGTGGTCGAGCGACTGGAAGACGAGAGCGCTAAGTTGGGGACAGCGGTCGAGGTGAGTGTGCCGAGCGCCATCATCGGCCGCTGGGATCGGGCGCGCCTTGACCAGGTGCTGACCAATCTTCTGTCGAACGCCATCAAGTACGGCGCCCAGCGGCCGGTATCGTTGAGCGCTGAATCGACAGAGGGTCTGGCCCGGGTCAGCGTGCGCGATCAAGGAATCGGCATCGCCCCGGAGTCCCAGGGGCGGATCTTTCAACGCTTCGAACGCGTGGTCTCCGAGCGACGGTACGGCGGTTTTGGGCTGGGCCTGTGGATCACGCGCCAGATCGTCGAGGCGCAAGGCGGCCGCGTCACCGTGAAGAGCATGCCCGGGCAAGGATCCACCTTTGTGGTCGAGCTGCCGACCGGGCGCTGA
- a CDS encoding ATP-binding protein, translated as MPAPPAAAATRADGDGGALWTALDDAAEAIACADADGRLTAVNRVLVDLSGYSEDELRGLPWRALIHPDDQALVGIDFGRGPREVRGLRKDGSEVPLQVNVVPAEAGPRGSDRRSHYLFIRDLGDRKKMEELLVVAGRMASVGTLAAGVAHEINNPLAYIVANIDFARRQFTAASARIAELSGIQGEISLGLHEVHDALTEARQGAERVRCIVRDLKIFARADSAADGPVSLRRVLESSINMAWNEIRHRARLVKDFGDAPLVDGNESRLGQVFLNLLLNAAQAIAEGAAESHEIRVTTGTDGAGHAVVEIRDTGHGIPPEIQSRIFDPFFTTKPPGIGTGLGLWICQGIISGMAGAIDVSSEPGRGATFRVTLPAVRMDVPAGISETPLAEAPAHGERLLIVDDEPMIVSALRRALGGEYHVTGMVDGRKALALLAQGQRFDAILCDLMMPVLNGMDFYDELSRVAPGQQERVIFVTGGAFTPRARDFLDRVPNPRVEKPIDFPNLRSLIRNAVR; from the coding sequence GTGCCAGCGCCACCAGCAGCGGCAGCGACGCGTGCCGATGGCGACGGGGGAGCGTTGTGGACGGCCCTTGACGACGCGGCGGAGGCCATCGCCTGCGCTGATGCCGATGGTCGGCTGACCGCGGTCAATCGGGTGCTGGTGGACTTAAGCGGGTACAGCGAAGATGAGCTGCGGGGCCTTCCCTGGCGCGCGCTGATCCATCCGGACGACCAAGCGCTGGTGGGGATCGACTTTGGCCGCGGCCCGCGCGAGGTGCGGGGCCTTCGCAAGGACGGCAGCGAGGTGCCGTTGCAGGTGAACGTGGTGCCGGCGGAAGCGGGCCCGCGCGGGTCCGACCGCCGCAGCCACTATCTTTTCATTCGCGACCTCGGCGACCGCAAGAAGATGGAAGAGCTGCTGGTGGTGGCCGGGCGCATGGCCTCGGTCGGCACGCTGGCAGCCGGCGTGGCGCACGAGATCAACAACCCGCTGGCCTATATCGTCGCCAACATCGACTTCGCCCGCCGCCAGTTCACCGCCGCGTCGGCCCGCATCGCCGAGCTGTCCGGCATCCAGGGCGAGATCAGCCTGGGCCTGCACGAGGTGCACGACGCCCTGACCGAAGCGCGCCAGGGCGCCGAACGAGTGCGCTGCATCGTGCGCGATCTGAAGATCTTCGCCCGCGCCGACAGCGCCGCCGATGGCCCGGTGTCCCTGCGTCGGGTCCTGGAATCGTCGATCAACATGGCGTGGAACGAGATCCGCCATCGCGCCCGCCTGGTAAAGGATTTTGGCGACGCGCCGCTGGTCGACGGGAACGAATCGCGCCTCGGCCAGGTGTTCTTGAACCTGCTGCTCAACGCAGCCCAGGCTATCGCCGAAGGCGCGGCGGAGAGCCACGAGATCCGCGTGACCACCGGGACCGACGGCGCAGGTCACGCGGTGGTGGAGATCCGCGACACCGGCCACGGCATCCCGCCGGAGATCCAGTCCCGTATTTTCGATCCGTTCTTCACCACCAAGCCGCCGGGGATCGGCACCGGGCTTGGCCTGTGGATCTGCCAGGGTATTATTTCAGGCATGGCCGGGGCCATCGACGTCTCCAGCGAGCCTGGGCGGGGCGCGACGTTCCGGGTGACGCTGCCGGCGGTGCGAATGGACGTCCCCGCCGGCATCTCTGAAACGCCGCTGGCGGAGGCGCCGGCGCACGGCGAGCGCCTCCTCATCGTCGACGACGAACCGATGATCGTCAGCGCCCTTCGTCGCGCGCTCGGCGGCGAGTATCACGTCACCGGCATGGTCGACGGGCGCAAGGCGCTGGCGCTGCTGGCGCAGGGCCAGCGCTTTGACGCCATCCTGTGCGATTTGATGATGCCGGTTCTGAACGGAATGGATTTCTACGACGAGCTTTCGCGGGTAGCGCCCGGCCAGCAAGAACGGGTGATCTTCGTGACCGGCGGCGCGTTCACCCCGCGGGCCCGCGATTTCCTTGATCGGGTGCCGAACCCGCGCGTGGAAAAGCCGATCGACTTTCCCAACCTGCGCAGCCTGATTCGAAACGCCGTTCGATGA
- a CDS encoding serine/threonine-protein kinase — protein sequence MEPPDSSAPDPRIGRVLQGRYRIISKLAAGAMGVVYKGERLQLARPVAVKFLHPWIAAQKAFLGRFENEARAMSRLNHPHCVSVIDFGVEGQPYLVMDFVTGTTVRDVLQAGPPSVARTVRIVRQLLAGLTHAHAQGIIHRDLKPDNLILGDEAGLVDHLRILDFGLAKLRDGPAMTVGLAIGTPSYMSPEQTGAEGAIDARSDLYSVGVLLFELLAGRKPFLSDHVGDLLLMHRESPAPAINTVRPEAHASEALEQVVRRALAKAPGDRFQSAAEFSQALEQTPEGRQLTGGAADPSAADQTTPDAPAAPPPSSASRARARRRGRLVGATLAVAAVAALAIGVVLRRGDSPPTPAAPTPPHRVVEQRSLSLAPPPSRPAPAPAVAASSPPPSTGAAAPTGDYAAALGNLQQRRFAEGMADAEKAARANPALKTDPALIKAVVQALGAEKTAERAQAFLRRAGSAATPVIKEAAHRDPNPKVRARAAELLDEGRGRSFFGSPSRSSSSSFFKR from the coding sequence GTGGAGCCGCCCGATTCGTCCGCCCCCGATCCGCGCATCGGCCGTGTGCTGCAAGGGCGCTATCGCATCATCAGCAAGCTGGCCGCCGGTGCGATGGGCGTGGTGTACAAGGGCGAGCGCCTGCAGCTGGCTCGCCCGGTGGCGGTGAAGTTCTTGCACCCGTGGATCGCCGCGCAAAAGGCATTTTTAGGCCGGTTCGAAAACGAAGCGCGCGCGATGAGCCGCCTCAACCACCCGCACTGCGTGTCGGTGATCGACTTCGGCGTCGAGGGGCAGCCGTACCTGGTGATGGACTTCGTCACCGGAACGACGGTGCGCGATGTGCTGCAGGCGGGGCCACCGTCGGTGGCGCGAACGGTGCGCATTGTCCGGCAACTGCTGGCCGGCCTGACCCACGCCCACGCGCAGGGGATCATCCATCGCGACCTCAAGCCCGACAATCTGATCTTGGGCGACGAGGCTGGCCTGGTGGATCATCTGCGCATCCTGGACTTCGGGCTGGCCAAGCTGCGAGATGGGCCGGCCATGACCGTGGGCCTGGCCATCGGGACGCCGAGCTACATGTCTCCCGAGCAGACCGGCGCGGAGGGCGCGATCGACGCGCGTTCGGATCTGTATTCCGTCGGCGTGCTGCTGTTCGAGCTTCTGGCCGGGCGCAAGCCGTTCCTGTCCGATCACGTCGGCGATCTTTTGCTGATGCACCGGGAATCGCCGGCGCCGGCGATCAACACCGTTCGTCCCGAGGCGCACGCGTCGGAGGCGCTGGAACAGGTGGTGCGGCGCGCGCTGGCCAAGGCGCCGGGGGATCGCTTCCAGTCGGCGGCGGAGTTTTCCCAGGCGCTGGAGCAGACGCCGGAGGGGCGACAGCTGACTGGGGGTGCAGCGGATCCCAGCGCCGCAGATCAAACGACGCCGGACGCACCGGCCGCGCCACCTCCGTCATCGGCGTCGCGCGCGCGGGCGCGGCGGCGCGGGCGCTTGGTCGGCGCCACGCTGGCGGTGGCCGCCGTGGCGGCGCTGGCCATCGGCGTGGTGCTTCGCCGCGGCGATTCACCCCCGACGCCAGCAGCGCCGACACCGCCGCACCGAGTGGTCGAGCAGCGATCGCTGTCGCTGGCGCCGCCGCCGTCACGACCTGCACCGGCGCCGGCCGTCGCTGCGTCGTCGCCACCCCCGTCGACCGGCGCTGCCGCGCCGACCGGCGACTACGCTGCCGCGCTTGGCAACCTACAGCAGCGCCGTTTTGCCGAAGGGATGGCCGACGCCGAGAAAGCCGCGCGGGCCAACCCGGCGTTGAAGACCGATCCCGCCTTGATCAAGGCCGTGGTCCAGGCGCTGGGCGCTGAAAAGACCGCCGAGCGCGCGCAGGCCTTCCTCCGTCGCGCCGGCAGCGCCGCCACCCCGGTCATCAAGGAAGCGGCCCATCGCGATCCGAATCCCAAGGTGCGCGCCCGGGCCGCCGAGTTGCTGGACGAAGGCCGTGGCCGGTCGTTCTTTGGTTCGCCATCGCGCTCGTCTTCGTCCAGTTTTTTCAAGCGCTGA